In a genomic window of Mycolicibacillus parakoreensis:
- the asnB gene encoding asparagine synthase (glutamine-hydrolyzing): MCGLLAWVTALGDDADSGAGSGADVVAERVAAAAQVMRHRGPDELGTWTDRGPAHTVALGFTRLAIIDIEHSHQPLHWGPPETPERYVLVFNGEIYNYLELRAELAAAHGAVFATDGDTEAIVAAYHYWGVEALPRLRGMFAFALWDTATGELFCARDPFGIKPLFMATGPGGTVVGSEKKSLLELADAAGLDTTVDRRAVQHYTLLQYVPEPETLHTAVRRLESGCYARVRPGQPPQTTRYFTPRFAAEPFGTGPHAAQERYDEITAVLEDSVAKHMRADVTVGAFLSGGIDSTAIAALAIRHNPDLITFTTGFEREGFSEVDVAVATAEAIGARHITKVVSEHEFVAALPEIVWYLDEPVADPALVPLFFVAREARKHVKVVLSGEGADELFGGYTIYREPLSLKPFNYLPGPLRRSVGKMSKPLPEGMRGKSLLHRGSLTLEQRYYGNARSFSDEQLRAVLPGFSPDWTHTDVTAPIYAASAGWDPVARMQHVDLFTWLRGDILVKADKMTMANSLELRVPFLDPEVFAVASRLPVSAKITRTTTKYALRRALEPIVPAHVLHRPKLGFPVPIRHWLRAGELLDWAYQMVATSHAGEHIDLAATRRLLDEHRCGVSDHSRRLWTVLIFLLWHAIFVDRSVTPQISEPHYPVQL; this comes from the coding sequence ATGTGCGGACTGCTGGCGTGGGTGACGGCCCTCGGTGACGATGCCGACTCCGGGGCCGGCTCCGGGGCCGACGTGGTCGCCGAGCGGGTGGCGGCGGCGGCGCAGGTGATGCGCCACCGCGGCCCCGACGAGCTGGGCACCTGGACCGACCGCGGACCGGCCCACACCGTCGCGCTGGGGTTCACCCGGCTCGCGATCATCGACATCGAACACTCCCACCAGCCGCTGCACTGGGGACCGCCGGAGACGCCGGAGCGCTACGTGCTGGTGTTCAACGGCGAGATCTACAACTACCTGGAGCTGCGCGCCGAACTGGCCGCCGCCCACGGGGCGGTGTTCGCCACCGACGGCGACACCGAGGCGATCGTGGCCGCCTACCACTACTGGGGGGTCGAGGCGCTGCCCCGGCTGCGCGGCATGTTCGCCTTCGCGCTGTGGGACACCGCCACCGGGGAGCTGTTCTGCGCGCGCGACCCGTTCGGGATCAAACCCCTGTTCATGGCGACCGGACCGGGCGGCACCGTGGTGGGCAGCGAGAAGAAGTCGCTGCTGGAGCTCGCCGATGCGGCCGGACTGGACACCACCGTGGACCGCCGGGCGGTGCAGCACTACACGCTGTTGCAGTACGTGCCGGAACCCGAGACGCTGCACACCGCGGTGCGCCGGCTGGAGTCGGGCTGCTATGCGCGCGTGCGCCCCGGGCAGCCGCCGCAGACCACCCGCTATTTCACCCCGCGGTTCGCCGCCGAACCGTTCGGCACCGGCCCGCACGCCGCGCAGGAGCGCTACGACGAGATCACCGCGGTGCTGGAGGACTCGGTGGCCAAGCACATGCGCGCCGACGTCACCGTCGGGGCGTTTCTGTCCGGCGGGATCGATTCGACGGCGATCGCGGCGCTGGCGATCCGGCACAACCCGGATCTGATCACGTTCACGACCGGATTCGAGCGCGAGGGCTTCTCCGAGGTCGACGTCGCGGTGGCCACCGCCGAGGCGATCGGGGCGCGCCACATCACCAAGGTGGTCAGCGAGCACGAGTTCGTCGCCGCGCTGCCCGAGATCGTGTGGTATCTCGACGAGCCGGTCGCCGACCCGGCGTTGGTGCCGCTGTTCTTCGTCGCCCGCGAGGCCCGCAAACACGTCAAGGTGGTGCTCTCCGGGGAGGGCGCCGACGAACTGTTCGGCGGCTACACCATCTACCGCGAGCCGCTGTCGTTGAAGCCGTTCAACTATCTGCCCGGCCCGCTACGGCGCTCGGTCGGCAAGATGTCCAAACCCCTGCCGGAGGGGATGCGCGGCAAAAGCCTGTTGCACCGCGGTTCGCTCACCCTGGAGCAGCGCTATTACGGCAACGCGCGCAGCTTCTCCGACGAGCAGCTGCGCGCGGTGCTGCCCGGGTTCTCCCCCGATTGGACGCACACCGACGTGACCGCGCCGATCTACGCCGCCTCCGCGGGCTGGGATCCGGTGGCCCGGATGCAACACGTCGACCTGTTCACCTGGCTGCGCGGCGACATCCTGGTCAAGGCCGACAAGATGACGATGGCCAATTCACTGGAGCTGCGGGTGCCGTTTTTGGACCCCGAGGTGTTCGCGGTGGCCTCGCGGCTGCCGGTGTCGGCCAAGATCACCCGCACGACCACCAAATACGCGTTGCGCCGGGCGTTGGAGCCGATCGTCCCCGCCCACGTGCTGCACCGGCCGAAGCTGGGTTTCCCGGTACCGATCCGACACTGGCTGCGCGCCGGCGAGTTGCTGGATTGGGCCTACCAGATGGTCGCGACCTCCCACGCCGGCGAGCACATCGACCTGGCGGCGACCCGGCGCTTGCTCGACGAACACCGCTGCGGGGTGAGCGATCATTCGCGACGGTTGTGGACGGTGCTGATCTTTCTGCTGTGGCACGCGATCTTCGTCGACCGCAGCGTGACCCCGCAGATCAGCGAACCGCACTACCCGGTGCAGCTGTAG
- a CDS encoding carbohydrate kinase family protein: MAIAVTGSIATDHLMRFPGRFSEQLLADHLAKVSLSFLVDDLVVHRGGVAGNMAYAIGILGGDVALVGAAGTDFADYRRWLESHGVDCAHVLVSTSAHTARFVCTTDVDMAQIASFYPGAMSQAREISLAALDSPELVIIGANDPEAMFSHTEECRKLGLAFAADPSQQLARLTGEEIRRLIDGATYLFTNDYEWDLLLSKTGWTEADVMGQVGLRVTTLGENGVDIIDPDGTCIHVDVVPETSRVDPTGVGDAFRAGFLTGRSAGLNLERSAQLGCLVAVLVLESTGTQEWDWDREVAVTRLAGAYGDQAATEIAAALA, translated from the coding sequence GTGGCGATTGCGGTGACCGGTTCGATTGCGACCGACCATTTGATGCGGTTCCCCGGTCGGTTCTCCGAGCAACTGCTCGCCGATCACCTGGCGAAGGTGTCGTTGAGTTTTCTCGTCGACGACCTGGTGGTGCACCGCGGCGGGGTGGCCGGGAACATGGCCTACGCGATCGGGATCCTCGGTGGCGATGTCGCGCTGGTCGGGGCCGCGGGCACCGACTTCGCCGACTACCGTCGGTGGCTGGAATCGCACGGTGTCGACTGCGCGCACGTGCTGGTGTCGACCAGCGCGCACACCGCGCGGTTCGTGTGCACCACCGACGTGGACATGGCGCAGATCGCCTCGTTCTACCCCGGCGCGATGTCGCAGGCCCGCGAGATCTCGCTGGCGGCTCTGGACTCCCCGGAACTGGTGATCATCGGCGCCAACGACCCGGAGGCGATGTTCTCGCACACCGAGGAGTGCCGCAAGCTGGGGTTGGCGTTCGCCGCCGACCCGTCGCAGCAGTTGGCGCGGTTGACCGGCGAGGAGATCCGCCGGCTCATCGACGGCGCGACCTACCTGTTCACCAACGATTACGAGTGGGACCTGCTGCTGTCGAAGACCGGGTGGACCGAGGCCGACGTGATGGGCCAGGTGGGGCTGCGGGTCACCACGCTGGGGGAGAACGGCGTCGACATCATCGACCCGGACGGCACCTGCATCCACGTCGACGTGGTGCCCGAGACCAGCCGTGTCGACCCCACCGGGGTGGGGGACGCGTTCCGGGCGGGCTTCCTCACCGGGCGCAGCGCGGGGCTGAACCTGGAACGGTCCGCGCAACTGGGCTGCCTGGTGGCGGTGCTGGTGCTGGAATCGACCGGCACCCAGGAATGGGACTGGGACCGCGAGGTCGCGGTGACCCGTCTGGCCGGCGCCTACGGCGACCAGGCGGCCACCGAGATCGCCGCCGCGCTGGCCTGA